From one Lineus longissimus chromosome 3, tnLinLong1.2, whole genome shotgun sequence genomic stretch:
- the LOC135484055 gene encoding interferon-induced very large GTPase 1-like produces the protein MATKGKEQPAEPNQQHTKRDKALVFELMNGITDQSFMKIKFYLTNNPIAERDLQDMNSPSDFMSLWQLLLQKRVIRPGNYELIKECFEMIKEENLLRIVEKYEESFTPDCPTYVKRSISPPKMVSRDRRTSPTVPAAGPAKAMEQADAKISVEVEEGDNTGKGVGLNQIPGHSEKERPGKTIEGNTSDRRSLHFNEKQSELLKQLGLSEYFPNKLSLQNLMCKPIPREENGYCIKELAWVMLRRLVMINYNGRDCELPMQGSSEQGNESFEDSSDDFSRFLDTLDYGSPKCDSVQENLHPMDVFLTLFSCCDLLLRQTLVQKMYMCRLAIPFLIQDAVSGIFQICLWSMRTIVTEWRESPKSVKEASIVNYPLDIVSFIKMKEPSILKSKLMNDVISDQSHPTFFHGDCIGGRRKRQLATGMVEAAWSLPSEKSDSFAQKPTMFLNLRGNSIEKRKQLRMLATISSAVVVLIEFADLLDDDALKTLKSIHGTNNQVMLVVTCTQANIPERTKMQKTFLEYNTETNSQLKPRNVVLCFHKGNPRSCSEITRDIRSRITQILMTAGQRTLEGVCSLVKKQGISIDEDDTDCQRGKALAEKITYLMKDRSLKDCKEEMLPLQGKLWLKWSEHQRKQLRSGTKTNPSTFNEKLRLQDEKAKYRMKQLERFKYRHELMQQFTESLHDNIDNLKTVSFLLQWLRLYFDSRSRETLPALRQQYLECWTRFRVVKGKDDRAADLDQLKQDIDVAGQNLLDASFGLEHLLREAGQIYEAAFETAEKQSQDVRNRLPNYPVMAAKLLLQGQPIEIMDGNASVVPLCWIKAIFRSLREVAGNKKIFVISVLGVQSSGKSTLLNTMFGLQFPVSAGRCTRGLYMQLFSVDRNLPYDYIMVIDTEGLRAPELGTDDYNHDNELATLVIGLGDVTILNIKGENIAEMKDVLQIAVHAFLRMKIVNRNIKLQQSCIFTHQNVAGVAANEQMIQGRHQLLESLDEMAKQAAIQENITDVMTFKKVIDFHEEKHVWYFSDLWQGDPPMAPTNPGYSKRVQEVRDCIMNDIALKKERFLTFDDMETHIEDLWNGILSEDFVFTFRSSLSIKAYVKLEGFFREMSWQLKNHLTAWLQETAEKRLDECENEENLREKCIVMVADMESICHEKVEECEKQLNNYFEEDNLRYISIQWKEEKKSSLHSTAQICLIEGQEEIKRLGDNRRADLGSNRKDIEHLIQEKANDLSSSLKGRSMTDSEIREDFDKMWQGVMTNLNLKKPRDCMMKIAGDVEQVLRERFSTDGIHLRPELAAQPIHETVNAYTSLLDSMVDIQLTKDHLSVVQSPTFDLGGYEEDPDEISKQLSFAWTTTDTIMRKTELSLSEICSKDNKFQRRFVEQIVKLVADGIESHNRDAAGTSGHFMFLPHFKVKLTVHVCRYATQQFVHMQRTYENEHGLLGKLDNFEKRLWHEFESTVRNREAEIIAADLMGALLNDAISRMIRIDLPLKMISHTRQYFNDDKFFLMTKVLEDLAEKDNFGYYSSFIRDSASYAELWFKRFMEKMYFPKDDERAYGGPDVVAEVEQLETSGKMGCGKEHTHEYLKLRELWVRNIFLIFENAFDATLTYIQIEDNPTIEQWIGKLRSFQLGLSEQGLFDIIKYRVTDFKNLHVELQKRIENIRKKIRENIRLTKARSYKWEGPETPFKMVFDKLWGCKKQCPFCNAPCRWLSDHKQRHQCIQHRPEGISGQKLLQTRELLTETCNYNVQSTRSFRCMCRPCRPCRQQGPEPGVEVWHKYRDYIDYYPDWEIAPNPVPDSNEYWMWFMARYLEKLTGFHGAEDMPKLDERWYKITKVQAIQSLHKYKH, from the exons ATGGCGACAAAAGGCAAAGAGCAACCCGCCG AGCCGAACCAGCAGCACACAAAGCGGGACAAAGCATTAGTGTTTGAACTGATGAACGGAATTACAGATCAAAGTTTCATGAAGATCAAGTTTTACCTTACGAATAATCCGATAGCAGAAAGAGACCTACAAGATATGAATTCCCCGAGTGATTTCATGAGCTTATGGCAACTTCTGCTGCA GAAACGTGTTATACGCCCTGGGAATTATGAGCTGATCAAAGAATGCTTCGAGATGataaaagaagaaaatcttCTTCGGATAGTAGAAAAATACGAAGAAAGCTTTACCCCGGACTGCCCTACAT ATGTCAAGCGTTCAATATCACCTCCAAAGATGGTGTCAAGAGACAGAAGGACGTCACCAACAGTGCCAGCAGCGGGACCAGCCAAAGCAATGGAGCAGGCGGACGCAAAGATTTCT GTCGAAGTAGAAGAAGGTGACAACACTGGGAAGGGCGTTGGTTTGAACCAAATACCCGGACACTCCGAAAAGGAAAGGCCAGGGAAGACGATTGAAGGAAACACGAGTGATAGAAGAAGCcttcatttcaatgaaaaacaaTCTGAGCTATTGAAACAATTAGGACTTTCCGAGTATTTCCCAAACAAGCTGTCCTTGCAAAATCTGATGTGTAAACCAATTCCTAGGGAAGAGAACGGGTACTGTATCAAAGAATTAGCGTGGGTAATGTTGCGTAGGCTGGTTATGATTAACTACAATGGGCGTGACTGCGAGTTACCAATGCAAGGGTCGTCTGAGCAGGGAAACGAGTCATTCGAAGATTCTTCAGACGATTTTTCGCGATTTTTAGACACACTTGATTATGGTTCACCAAAGTGTGACAGTGTTCAGGAGAACCTACATCCGATGGATGTGTTCCTGACCTTGTTTTCATGTTGTGACCTGCTACTCAGACAGACACTGGTACAGAAGATGTACATGTGTCGTTTGGCTATACCATTTCTTATACAAGATGCTGTCAGTGGCATCTTTCAGATTTGTCTCTGGAGCATGAGAACCATTGTTACTGAATGGCGCGAATCGCCAAAGAGTGTCAAAGAAGCTTCCATCGTGAATTACCCACTGGATATCGTTTCattcatcaaaatgaaagaaccatccattttgaagtcaaaactgatgaatgacgtcatcagtgaccaGAGCCATCCGACTTTCTTCCATGGTGATTGCATTGGTGGAAGGCGTAAACGACAGTTGGCCACTGGCATGGTCGAGGCTGCGTGGAGTCTTCCATCAGAGAAATCTGACAGCTTCGCACAAAAGCCAACCATGTTTCTCAATCTGAGAGGTAATTCCATTGAAAAACGCAAACAACTGCGGATGTTGGCAACTATATCGTCAGCAGTCGTTGTTCTCATTGAGTTTGCAGACTTGCTAGATGACGATGCCCTCAAGACACTCAAAAGTATTCACGGGACAAATAACCAAGTCATGTTGGTAGTAACGTGCACACAGGCAAATATTCCCGAAAGAACCAAGATGCAGAAAACCTTTCTTGAATACAATACCGAAACAAATAGCCAGTTGAAACCGCGCAACGTGGTATTATGCTTCCACAAGGGAAATCCCCGAAGCTGCAGCGAAATCACGCGTGATATAAGGTCAAGGATCACACAGATTCTTATGACCGCAGGTCAGAGAACCCTTGAGGGAGTTTGTTCTCTTGTGAAGAAGCAAGGTATTTCCATTGATGAGGACGACACTGACTGCCAGCGGGGAAAGGCTCTTGCTGAAAAGATAACATATCTGATGAAAGATAGATCACTCAAGGACTGTAAAGAGGAGATGCTGCCCCTGCAGGGAAAGCTTTGGTTGAAGTGGAGTGAGCATCAACGCAAGCAGCTACGATCAGGCACCAAGACGAATCCTTCAACTTTCAACGAGAAACTTCGCCTGCAAGACGAGAAGGCAAAATATCGCATGAAGCAACTCGAGCGCTTCAAATACAGACATGAGTTGATGCAACAGTTCACTGAGAGTCTTCATGACAACATTGATAACCTCAAAACGGTGTCCTTCCTTTTACAATGGCTGCGTCTCTACTTCGACAGCAGGTCAAGGGAAACCCTGCCAGCATTGAGACAGCAATACTTGGAGTGCTGGACCCGTTTCCGTGTAGTGAAGGGGAAAGATGACCGAGCAGCCGACCTAGATCAACTAAAGCAAGATATAGACGTTGCCGGACAAAACCTCCTTGATGCCTCCTTTGGACTCGAGCACCTTCTGCGAGAGGCTGGCCAGATCTACGAAGCAGCCTTTGAAACAGCTGAAAAGCAGAGTCAAGATGTTCGCAACCGCCTACCAAATTATCCAGTGATGGCGGCTAAGTTGTTACTTCAAGGACAGCCGATAGAGATAATGGATGGCAATGCATCTGTTGTACCACTTTGCTGGATAAAGGCAatcttcagaagtttgagggaAGTTGCTGGCAACAAGAAAATCTTTGTTATTTCAGTTCTTGGAGTTCAGAGCTCTGGTAAGTCAACGCTCCTCAACACAATGTTCGGTCTCCAGTTCCCCGTCAGCGCTGGGCGGTGCACTAGGGGGCTTTACATGCAACTTTTCAGTGTTGATAGGAATCTACCATACGATTACATAATGGTGATAGACACAGAGGGACTGCGAGCCCCAGAACTTGGTACAGATGATTACAACCACGACAACGAGCTAGCAACATTGGTCATAGGATTGGGAGATGTCACAATCCTGAACATAAAGGGTGAGAACATTGCTGAGATGAAGGATGTGCTACAAATAGCAGTCCATGCCTTCCTCCGAATGAAGATCGTAAATAGGAACATCAAACTGCAACAGTCCTGCATCTTTACTCACCAGAACGTCGCTGGGGTTGCAGCCAACGAGCAGATGATACAGGGAAGACACCAGTTGCTTGAGAGCTTGGACGAAATGGCCAAACAAGCTGCCATTCAGGAAAATATCACTGATGTTATGACCTTCAAGAAGGTCATAGACTTCCATGAGGAAAAGCATGTCTGGTATTTTTCTGACCTCTGGCAAGGTGATCCACCGATGGCTCCGACCAATCCTGGCTATAGCAAGAGGGTTCAAGAGGTCAGGGATTGCATCATGAATGATATAGCTCTGAAGAAAGAGAGGTTCCTAACATTCGATGACATGGAGACTCACATTGAAGATCTTTGGAATGGAATTCTATCTGAAGATTTCGTCTTCACCTTCCGTAGCAGCCTTTCAATCAAGGCGTACGTCAAACTGGAAGGCTTCTTCAGAGAAATGTCGTGGCAGCTCAAGAATCATCTTACTGCTTGGCTTCAGGAAACAGCTGAGAAGAGGCTTGACGAATGTGAGAACGAAGAAAACCTGAGAGAGAAATGCATTGTTATGGTTGCCGATATGGAGAGCATTTGCCATGAGAAAGTTGAAGAATGTGAAAAACAACTCAATAACTACTTTGAGGAGGACAATCTGAGGTACATATCAATCCAGTGGAAAGAGGAGAAGAAGTCATCCCTGCATAGCACAGCGCAGATCTGTCTGATTGAAGGTCAAGAAGAAATCAAGAGGTTAGGAGATAACCGAAGGGCTGATCTAGGGTCTAACAGAAAAGACATCGAGCACTTGATACAGGAAAAAGCGAATGACCTCTCGAGTAGCCTGAAGGGTAGATCCATGACAGACAGTGAAATACGGGAAGACTTCGACAAAATGTGGCAAGGGGTTATGACGAACCTGAACTTGAAAAAACCGAGGGATTGTATGATGAAGATTGCTGGCGATGTAGAACAAGTACTCCGAGAAAGGTTTAGCACGGATGGAATCCATTTACGGCCAGAGCTGGCTGCTCAGCCAATCCACGAAACAGTAAATGCATACACCAGCCTTCTTGACAGTATGGTGGATATCCAGCTGACCAAAGACCACCTCAGTGTTGTGCAGAGTCCAACATTTGACCTGGGAGGCTATGAGGAAGACCCCGATGAGATCAGCAAACAACTCAGCTTTGCATGGACGACCACTGATACTATTATGAGAAAGACTGAACTGAGTCTGTCGGAAATATGCTCAAAAGACAACAAGTTTCAGCGTAGATTTGTAGAACAGATTGTCAAGCTGGTGGCTGATGGTATCGAAAGTCACAATCGGGACGCTGCAGGCACTAGTGGTCATTTCATGTTCCTACCACACTTCAAAGTGAAGCTAACTGTCCatgtatgcagatatgccacaCAGCAGTTTGTCCATATGCAACGGACATATGAGAACGAGCACGGCCTACTCGGCAAGCTTGACAATTTCGAGAAACGTCTCTGGCATGAGTTTGAGAGTACTGTCCGTAATCGAGAAGCTGAAATCATAGCAGCGGACCTGATGGGTGCCCTGCTCAATGATGCTATTAGCAGAATGATACGAATAGATTTGCCCTTGAAAATGATCAGTCACACACGCCAATACTTCAACGACGACAAATTCTTCTTGATGACAAAGGTACTGGAAGACCTTGCAGAGAAAGATAACTTTGGTTACTACAGTTCGTTCATTCGAGATTCTGCATCCTATGCCGAACTCTGGTTTAAGCGTTTCATGGAGAAGATGTACTTTCCAAAAGACGACGAGAGAGCTTATGGAGGTCCTGACGTGGTGGCTGAGGTTGAGCAACTAGAAACCAGTGGTAAAATGGGCTGTGGAAAGGAACATACTCATGAATACCTGAAACTCCGCGAGCTCTGGGTTCGTAACATCTTCCtgatttttgaaaatgcatTCGATGCTACACTCACCTATATCCAAATCGAGGATAACCCTACCATCGAGCAGTGGATCGGTAAGTTACGTTCGTTTCAGCTGGGTCTCTCTGAGCAGGGCTTGTTCGATATAATCAAGTACAGGGTGACTGACTTTAAAAATCTCCATGTCGAACTGCAAAAACGCATCGAAAATATCAGGAAGAAGATACGGGAAAACATCAGGCTTACAAAAGCTAGAAGTTACAAGTGGGAGGGCCCGGAGACCCCGTTCAAAATGGTGTTTGACAAACTGTGGGGATGCAAGAAACAATGTCCTTTCTGTAATGCCCCCTGCAGGTGGCTGAGTGACCACAAACAACGTCACCAATGCATACAACACCGACCAGAAGGAATCAGTGGCCAGAAGTTGCTGCAGACGCGTGAGCTACTGACTGAAACGTGCAACTACAATGTCCAATCGACTCGCTCCTTTAGGTGCATGTGCAGGCCTTGCAGGCCTTGCAGACAACAGGGCCCCGAACCAGGTGTGGAGGTGTGGCACAAGTACCGCGACTACATTGACTACTACCCAGACTGGGAGATCGCTCCAAATCCTGTCCCAGACTCGAACGAGTACTGGATGTGGTTCATGGCAAGGTACCTTGAGAAACTGACAGGGTTTCATGGGGCAGAGGACATGCCAAAGCTAGATGAAAGATGGTATAAAATCACCAAGGTACAAGCTATCCAAAGCCTCCACAAGTACAAACATTGA